In one window of Erythrolamprus reginae isolate rEryReg1 chromosome 1, rEryReg1.hap1, whole genome shotgun sequence DNA:
- the DDX52 gene encoding probable ATP-dependent RNA helicase DDX52 isoform X1: MDAHELFRKLGAGAKFDVRRFRRDAERFGVLRTKEEANETSEILESLDFFGKKRKENELHEAQTKTLEPSNLPLEEVTVPQKAQVSKKRKGDGQSTTGRRKKKKGQETVAVVPGTENDGILWMSTLEAKLDIPKSKGKKEPKREKLKQVRQEQINHFRNKHKIYIQGTDLPDPVASFEELEREYRIHSKIMQNVEAAGFQIPTPIQMQAIPVMLHSRELLACAPTGSGKTLAFSIPILTHLKQPMNKGFRALVLSPTRELASQTHRELLKLSEGIGFRIHLIHKAAETAKKFGPKSSQKFDILVTTPNRLIYLLKQDPPAIDLTRVEWLVVDESDKLFEDGKTGFRDQLATIFLACSSHVVKRAMFSATFAHDVEQWCKLNLDNIISVSIGARNTAVETVEQELLFVGSETGKLLAMRDLVKKGFTPPVLVFVQSIERAKELFHELVYEGINVDIIHADRTQQQRDNVVRSFRAGKIWVLICTALLARGIDFKGVNMVINFDFPSSAVEYIHRIGRTGRAGHTGKAVTFFTEDDKPLLRSIASVIQRAGCPVPDYIKHFRKLQSKQKKKFTKKPLERAHILTSPKFLQKKAKKDKTHVQKMKKNSKEVQSNHSQKRATPEN, translated from the exons ATGGATGCCCACGAGCTCTTCCGGAAATTGGGAGCTGGAGCCAAATTCGACGTGAGGCGCTTCAGGCGGGACGCGGAGCGTTTCGGG GTATTAAGAACGAAAGAAGAAGCCAATGAAACATCAGAGATTCTTGAATCTCTTGATTtttttggaaagaaaagaaaagaaaatgaactcCATGAAGCTCAAACCAAAACACTGGAACCGTCTAATTTGCCCCTTGAAGAGGTAACAGTACCACAGAAGGCACAGGTttcaaagaagagaaaaggagatggACAAAGTACTAcagggaggagaaaaaagaaaaaaggccaAG AAACAGTTGCTGTAGTTCCTGGTACTGAAAATGATGGTATATTATGGATGTCCACTCTGGAGGCAAAACTTGACATTCCAAAAAGCAAGGGTAAAAAGGAACCCAAAAGAGAGAAATTAAAACAAGTTAGACAAGAGCAG aTAAATCATTTCAGAAATAAGCACAAAATCTACATTCAAGGCACGGATCTCCCAGACCCAGTCGCTTCCTTTgaagaacttgaaagagaatATAGAATCCACTCTAAGATTATGCAGAATGTTGAAGCAGCTGGATTCCAGATTCCCACCCCAATTCAGATGCAAGCTATTCCCGTCATGCTTCAT AGTCGTGAGCTCCTGGCTTGTGCTCCCACCGGCTCAGGGAAGACATTGGCATTCAGCATTCCCATTTTGACCCACCTGAAGCAACCCATGAATAAAGGTTTCAGAGCTCTTGTGCTCTCACCCACGCGGGAACTTGCTAGCCAG ACCCACAGAGAGCTACTTAAGTTGTCGGAGGGCATCGGCTTCAGGATACATTTGATTCACAAAGCTGCTGAAACTGCCAAGAAGTTTGGGCCAAAGTCTTCTCAGAAATTTG ATATTTTGGTGACTACTCCAAACCGACTGATCTACCTGTTGAAACAAGACCCCCCAGCTATAGATCTAACCAG AGTTGAATGGCTGGTAGTGGATGAGTCAGACAAATTGTTTGAAGATGGGAAGACCGGATTCCGAGACCAGCTGGCCACCATCTTCTTGGCGTGTTCCTCCCACGTTGTCAAGAGAGCCATGTTCAGCGCAACATTTGCGCATGATGTAGAGCAGTGGTGTAAGCTCAATCTTGACAATATCATATCTGTATCCATCGGCGCCAG AAATACCGCAGTCGAAACGGTGGAACAAGAGCTCTTATTTGTTGGATCAGAGACAGGAAAACTGTTAGCTATGAGAGATCTTGTGAAAAAG GGCTTCACTCCTCCGGTCTTGGTGTTTGTCCAGTCTATTGAACGGGCTAAAGAGCTCTTTCATGAGCTTGTTTACGAAGGCATCAATGTGGACATCATTCATGCAGACAGGACTCAACAACAG aGAGATAATGTAGTGCGCAGTTTCAGAGCTGGgaaaatctgggtccttatttgcaCTGCGTTGCTGGCTCGAGGGATCGACTTCAAAGGAGTGAACATGGTGATCAATTTTGACTTCCCCAGCAGTGCCGTGGAATACATCCACCGGATAG GTCGCACAGGGCGAGCAGGGCACACAGGGAAGGCAGTGACCTTCTTTACTGAAGATGACAAGCCGTTGCTGCGAAG CATAGCCTCCGTTATCCAGAGAGCTGGTTGTCCTGTCCCGGATTACATAAAGCACTTTCGCAAACTGCAAAG CAAGCAAAAGAAGAAATTTACAAAGAAGCCATTGGAAAGGGCACACATCCTTACATCTCCTAAATTCTTACAAAAAAAAGCTAAGAAAGACAA gaCCCATGtccagaaaatgaaaaagaactcCAAGGAAGTCCAGAGTAACCATTCTCAGAAACGGGCAACTCCAGAAAATTAA
- the DDX52 gene encoding probable ATP-dependent RNA helicase DDX52 isoform X2 produces MMTNRCGKVLRTKEEANETSEILESLDFFGKKRKENELHEAQTKTLEPSNLPLEEVTVPQKAQVSKKRKGDGQSTTGRRKKKKGQETVAVVPGTENDGILWMSTLEAKLDIPKSKGKKEPKREKLKQVRQEQINHFRNKHKIYIQGTDLPDPVASFEELEREYRIHSKIMQNVEAAGFQIPTPIQMQAIPVMLHSRELLACAPTGSGKTLAFSIPILTHLKQPMNKGFRALVLSPTRELASQTHRELLKLSEGIGFRIHLIHKAAETAKKFGPKSSQKFDILVTTPNRLIYLLKQDPPAIDLTRVEWLVVDESDKLFEDGKTGFRDQLATIFLACSSHVVKRAMFSATFAHDVEQWCKLNLDNIISVSIGARNTAVETVEQELLFVGSETGKLLAMRDLVKKGFTPPVLVFVQSIERAKELFHELVYEGINVDIIHADRTQQQRDNVVRSFRAGKIWVLICTALLARGIDFKGVNMVINFDFPSSAVEYIHRIGRTGRAGHTGKAVTFFTEDDKPLLRSIASVIQRAGCPVPDYIKHFRKLQSKQKKKFTKKPLERAHILTSPKFLQKKAKKDKTHVQKMKKNSKEVQSNHSQKRATPEN; encoded by the exons ATGATGACTAATCGCTGTGGAAAG GTATTAAGAACGAAAGAAGAAGCCAATGAAACATCAGAGATTCTTGAATCTCTTGATTtttttggaaagaaaagaaaagaaaatgaactcCATGAAGCTCAAACCAAAACACTGGAACCGTCTAATTTGCCCCTTGAAGAGGTAACAGTACCACAGAAGGCACAGGTttcaaagaagagaaaaggagatggACAAAGTACTAcagggaggagaaaaaagaaaaaaggccaAG AAACAGTTGCTGTAGTTCCTGGTACTGAAAATGATGGTATATTATGGATGTCCACTCTGGAGGCAAAACTTGACATTCCAAAAAGCAAGGGTAAAAAGGAACCCAAAAGAGAGAAATTAAAACAAGTTAGACAAGAGCAG aTAAATCATTTCAGAAATAAGCACAAAATCTACATTCAAGGCACGGATCTCCCAGACCCAGTCGCTTCCTTTgaagaacttgaaagagaatATAGAATCCACTCTAAGATTATGCAGAATGTTGAAGCAGCTGGATTCCAGATTCCCACCCCAATTCAGATGCAAGCTATTCCCGTCATGCTTCAT AGTCGTGAGCTCCTGGCTTGTGCTCCCACCGGCTCAGGGAAGACATTGGCATTCAGCATTCCCATTTTGACCCACCTGAAGCAACCCATGAATAAAGGTTTCAGAGCTCTTGTGCTCTCACCCACGCGGGAACTTGCTAGCCAG ACCCACAGAGAGCTACTTAAGTTGTCGGAGGGCATCGGCTTCAGGATACATTTGATTCACAAAGCTGCTGAAACTGCCAAGAAGTTTGGGCCAAAGTCTTCTCAGAAATTTG ATATTTTGGTGACTACTCCAAACCGACTGATCTACCTGTTGAAACAAGACCCCCCAGCTATAGATCTAACCAG AGTTGAATGGCTGGTAGTGGATGAGTCAGACAAATTGTTTGAAGATGGGAAGACCGGATTCCGAGACCAGCTGGCCACCATCTTCTTGGCGTGTTCCTCCCACGTTGTCAAGAGAGCCATGTTCAGCGCAACATTTGCGCATGATGTAGAGCAGTGGTGTAAGCTCAATCTTGACAATATCATATCTGTATCCATCGGCGCCAG AAATACCGCAGTCGAAACGGTGGAACAAGAGCTCTTATTTGTTGGATCAGAGACAGGAAAACTGTTAGCTATGAGAGATCTTGTGAAAAAG GGCTTCACTCCTCCGGTCTTGGTGTTTGTCCAGTCTATTGAACGGGCTAAAGAGCTCTTTCATGAGCTTGTTTACGAAGGCATCAATGTGGACATCATTCATGCAGACAGGACTCAACAACAG aGAGATAATGTAGTGCGCAGTTTCAGAGCTGGgaaaatctgggtccttatttgcaCTGCGTTGCTGGCTCGAGGGATCGACTTCAAAGGAGTGAACATGGTGATCAATTTTGACTTCCCCAGCAGTGCCGTGGAATACATCCACCGGATAG GTCGCACAGGGCGAGCAGGGCACACAGGGAAGGCAGTGACCTTCTTTACTGAAGATGACAAGCCGTTGCTGCGAAG CATAGCCTCCGTTATCCAGAGAGCTGGTTGTCCTGTCCCGGATTACATAAAGCACTTTCGCAAACTGCAAAG CAAGCAAAAGAAGAAATTTACAAAGAAGCCATTGGAAAGGGCACACATCCTTACATCTCCTAAATTCTTACAAAAAAAAGCTAAGAAAGACAA gaCCCATGtccagaaaatgaaaaagaactcCAAGGAAGTCCAGAGTAACCATTCTCAGAAACGGGCAACTCCAGAAAATTAA